The genomic stretch AGCTTCTATTCTGGCTCGTCCCAGAGTTTGTTGtttctgctgttgctgttgcctTTCTAGGCTTCTTCTTAGGGCCAATGTTCCCCGGTGCCGTCATGGTGACAGCCAAGCTGTTGCCGAAGCGCATTCATGTCAGCGCCATCGGGttcgccatggccatgggTGGCACAGGAGGAACGGTGTTTCCTTTTATCATTGGTGCTATTGCATCGCACAGGAGCGTTTCAGTCTTGCAGCCTATTATTCTGGCGCTTATTGCCGTAATATCTGCAGTCTGGCTAAGCTTTCCTCGAATTAAGAAGCGAGACTAAGAAGCTCTGCTTCTCAAGCTGCTACCGCTACTTCTGCGCCTCATTGCCATGGCAAACATTCTCGCGCACCGTATAAACTACTGGTTCTGCATATTCTACTCTATGTTACACGATTTATTTCCTTTACTAAATGGCAGACGCAGTTGTACTGGTGCATTCCATCGTGAAACCTCTGGTGTTGGTCGTGCTCTTCCGGTCTATAAGACAGACTTGGAAAAAAGACATGGATCATCCCCAATGAACGATGAAGTGCTCTGTAATAATTACAGGACAGTCAACTTTAGAGGCTTAGTTTCAAGAGAAATCGCGTGGATAGTCGTCTGGATAGATGAGAAATCACTAAAGCGTCATAGTGACTTCCATCACCATGTTGCAAACGGCGCTGCTGAAACATTCCAGTCATATTAGACCAGGTTATCTTGGGTTCTCCCAGTCAAGTTGTACGCTGGTTCACATTTGAACCAGAGATCACGGGAGACCGATTCAATTGCATGAAGAATTTAACTGTAATGGAGTAGGGCTGGAAAACGCCATCTTATCTCACAAGCTCAGTCGCTTATGCAATCAGCTTTCTCAAAGCCGACTCTTCCTGGCCCTCAATGTCTCCAAGACGCGCAACCTCCTTGCCCTGAGATGATAATTAGTCATAAGGACAATATAAGCAAACGTCTAGGATGATTAACTTACGTTTTCCACTCTCACGATGGTAGGGACACCGCTGATATTGAATGGCTGTACGCGCCACTTGTGGTTCGGGTTGCCCTTCCACTCCGCGCGGGTAACTTGGACCACATATGCCGAAGGCGCTGATTCTGCACCAAAGACGTTCTGGAGAGCCGGAAGAGCGTTTCGACAGTCAGGGCACCATGACGACTGGCCATTCTCCGGTGACGCAAAGTAGACGACATAGTGAGTGTCGGTGCTCGTGGGAGGAGCCTCCACGTCGATTAAAGGCATGGTGATATTATTGTAAAGAAAATGGGATATATGTAGAGCTGTAAAGGTAGAGGAGATGGTTAACAAGTGAAGATTGTGAGCTCTGACGAGGAGTTTCTAGCCTTACCGTGAATTTTAGAGCCACGCAGATTAGAAATTGAAGATCACATGACGTCTAGCGGACTTGCGGCAAATTGCATCATTTTTCACGGCTTTGCGACTTCAATAACGGTGTGCTATCTACCCTGAGAATGAATTCACCATAATTAAAACGGATGACAAAATTCTCTTCATGGGAATAGTTCATTGTACGCGCACATACAGCGTTGCGTCGCTGGAGTAGATTGAGAAATCATTCTTTGAAGAATTGAGCTAAGGCGGGCTGGGGCCAGTGGCCGTGACGGTTTGTCGCATCCGCAACTCTTACAAGAGGAGCATGTAAGCAGCTTCAGCCATTTTCAGGAGATTTAAACCCCATTAAACTACTACCCGTTAGAAAGGAAAGCCTGTGCATGCTCTCATGATTAACCTAGGACATCTGGTGACACTGCTACGGCACCAGCGGGTGAGAAGCTTCAATAAGGCTCTTTGGTGGTTGCGCGATTGAAATGACACAAGAGATTCTTGTTCCTTCTACAAGCGACAATTTACTGAAAGTTTCGGGCATTTCAGAACCCTTTAAGGTGCGCAGATCAAAATGCGTGAATGGCTTCAGACGCTGGAAAGTCTAGCACTTAAAGTCTAGTTTCAGTAATAGAGAGATTGGAGGTATTACAGTATTTACTTCCATCTCAAGCCCCTCCACAACAAACGCCGATCTCTCCACTGCACGCTCCTGTTTCCCCCTAAGCCCTTCAGTCATCTTAGGCGACAGTATTCACGTAATGTCGCTAACCACAGCGATCGCAATAGACAAGAGATTGATAGATAATAATGATATTTCCCATTAAACATATTTTCAGAATATTAGGATGCCACATCCAATCTCATATGATAAACCTTGATCAAAAGTTTGAAGCGAAAATCTCAAACCATAAACAACACTGCTGATCTAACAGCTTCCCTCGCAGACTTTGTAATAAAACTTTCCACTGTAATTTTTTTCCCGGCATCTTCTGCATATTCGGAACCCTCTTATAGTATGTATACTCCTAAGAGCGGCGTAGCATCTCGATCGTCTTTTATGAGTCAAAGTATCGTCTTCGTATAGTCGTAGTCCACTCCAATTAGTTTCCCTGAGGATACTCCATACCACCGTTCGGTTGGTATCCCTGAGACGAGCCTCTCAAGAGAGACTCGCGCTGTTCCAACTCCTTCTCGTTCTGCATCAAGACACAGCAAGTGCACCAGCAAGATTTGCAACAATCTCCTAAACAACTACCTTCGAGATTAAATTTCTCGCGCACATCGCCTCGTTGCATCGTAGCAGGGATAAAGTGCAATGAGCAATGTAACAGGACAGCGAATAGACAGCACTGAACTCGTTAACCTTGTTTCCGGTTTCTGTTGATAGAGTCTGCAATAATGGTAGGACTTACAGATCCATTGCAGCAGGAGTAGTCATCCAAGTTGTTATGGTTCTTTAAATGAGCTGCCTTGCCAAATGTGATACAAGGACAGAAGAACGTCTTAAGACAAAGGCCAGCAGGGCTACAACAATCGAATAATCCGTGTGCCCAGCTGTTCTGTTGGTGCTCTTTAGACATGTTGGTTATTAGAGGCAGTAAGTAGTATGGTAACACAAGATTAATGAGCGAATGGAAAAATTAAAGAGTAACGAAAGACAATTCGACCGTTGTTAAAAGGAacagtaaaaaaagtaattgATGGTATGAGGAGCGAAGGCTGGCTTGGCATACATCTGGCTTATATATGACGATCACCCAGACCCCTGTTCTCAATTTGCTTTCTCCATAAAGACACTAGAGTAGCTGTGCCTAACTGATAGCCTCGATTAGGCAGTACTAAAATTTTACGAAGCGACAAAGAACGGTGAGATgtgccttgagcttgggctAGCAGCAGGGCTGAGTCAATAGTCATCTTACTTACCGCTCAGCGGGACCCCAATCCGTCAAACCCTCACAGTCACTAATACAGCGCTCGAGTTATTGTCAACAGATTTTGCTACAAGTATAATTAGTCGAAACTTCCCATGAAACTATACTAATCGCAACTAATTGTGTATTAATAGAAGTCTGGTTGTTGCTTTATTTTCAGCTTTCAGAATACGATTATCCGATTACTTAACAATCAGCGCTAAAATCCTGGTCTCCCCAAGCTTACATCGATCAGCCCAGCTCAGCAGAAAGCCAAACACGGACAAGTCTGCTCTCATTTCGAAAATTTAGCCCCGCTATGGAATAGACTGAAACAAGATGATGAACTTGACGATGAGCAAAGAACTCCTCTAAGTGAATAGAGTTAAGCCCCCAGCGTGTTTCACTAGGAACAGCCAGTAGACGGTAACGGGAAGGCCATATACTGTAGAGTAAGCAAACCCAAGACCAGTAGCCAGCCCATTTACTGTCTACAATCCATTCATAACACCGGAGTACTATTGTCCTCCTTTCTATCTCTATAAGTAGAAGGCCAAAAAAGGTCAATATCTCATGTATCATACGATCTGAGCGCTATACTAAATTGGAGCACTGCAGTTTCCTAAAAGCTCTCCGAGAGGCGCACCCTATCACTTACAAATAGTCCAAGTGCCGGCAAGATCCGCTTCTTTCGGCTTCTTTCATCCGAGATCTTCGCTAAATTTATAATAGCAGTTGCAAGATAGTTTTCCTATGCGTAAAGGATAGACTTGTTCCTTATTATGTATCGTTGCTATACCATATGCTTTCTCGCAGTGTTGAAGCAGCAATTGTGATTCATTTTTGATCCAAGATACAAAAACACATCAACGCTACAAAAGCAACATCGTGAGACTTATATTTAGTGTTCAAAATAACAACAAAATAAAGTCTCAGCTACTTTCAAAAGCGGTGTGTTTGGGCAAAAACAACCAATTGCCAGTTGAGAAATATTAAGACTTCTCTAGCGTTGGCACTTTGTCTGATCAATAGAAGCAAAGCTGGAAGCTGCCATTTGACTCCGGTGGTACCTTCGCAAAGCAGCTTCGCAGCTTTGCTTGATAAGATAATAAACAACATACTTGCGACATTGGGCTGGATTAATAGCAGGGGCAGTCAACTGAACGCAAAGTCAGAGATACTCCGGATAGCCAGCCAGGAAACGCTGCGGGCGCGACTACGGCTGCTACAAAGTCTGATGAGCAGGCCGGCGGATTTCATCAGAGGTGTTCGAGAGCAATAACCCGAAGTGGGTTGATCAGTGCAGGGCTATTGTCAAATAAGAAAACCAGAGCGAGGATGCAGAACACTGTGGTATAGTTGTCCAGCACCTTTCTGGTCTTTCTTATACTGCCGAGCTTAATCAAATCCTGTCTGTATAAGGTTAGAAGCTCGCTTATATGGGATCTTGCATCTAAAGTCAGTCCGCTATCTCTTAACCTTTGTGGGCCCAGATGAAATTCCCGCCGTCCTCGCTTCTGCTTCCATGGCCGCCCTTTTTAAGTTATCTAACCGCGTTGTAAGCGGGCTTATGCTTAGGTTTAGTGCTAATCTAATAAACCACGCGGTTTAAAAGATAGATATACTATGTATTTCTATGTCATTACATAATTTTTGGAAGAACTTTTTCCAAATCTAATGTAAAGAGAAAAATGTCCATCTTTTTTGCTAAACCTAGCCTGGCTCTAACACTACGTTAGCCatagatgatggcgatttGGCTAGTATAGCTAATGTACCTTCTGGTAATACCTTAAAGGGTAGAATATTTACGTCCCATTTAATGTCTCGAGAAGTCCTCCCTGATTCTGCTTCAAAATCTCGACATAGCCCATGGGCCAGTTGgtctgccagcttctccagatGCGATGCTCCTCCACGAGCTCCTCCAGTCCGCTTTAAGGCAAAGTCGCGCAGATCAACCGGACTGCTTGTTATAATGCACACAAAGGACTCAGGGATTGGTTCTTTAGGTTATTCCGCGATACGTACTGCGTTATGTTCCTTAATTCAAGTTTTTTGCTGTCTCCGACGTGGCTTACCTGCTGCCTGGCGCACGTACTGCGCGCTGTACATTgttgcctcttcctctctcttctcctgccCTTGGCTTTCTTCCACACGAACCGGTCCGGCTCGAGGAACCACAGCATTTGTATTGCCAGCAGGGCCGCCCGCGTCCCTCCCCTCTTCATTTGCACCCGAAGTCGATGCAACTCTCCTTAGCGTTGCGCCTTTCGCCCTCCCGCGCGATCTCCGACTCGACAGCCACATCATGTTCTTTGAGCTGAGAGTCCTGTCCATTACCTTGCCACTTATGGATTGGAGAGCTCCCAGGATATGGTCGACGTATCTGTcttgctccagcttctcaCTTGTAATCACCTCCTTCAGCTGGCCTTGCCCTTCATCTAGGGCGCCGTTGATTTCCGCTACAATACTGCTGAATCTTCTACGTCACCCTCGCCGGTTGGCTCTCTGCGACTTTATCTGCATCTGCTATCGCTTAGGTGCCCGGGCATTGGCTTTTGATGTGATGGTATGGATGATGCTTGGATATCTAGGTAATCATACTTACTCAGAGCTGAATGCGGCCATGCCGTCCTAACCCGCAGCCTTCCAGTCATCAAGGCATAGACGGCCCTTTCTGAGCTTCTCCCAATGCTCGTCTGAAGGCTTGACGCTGCGTCCCCGCTTCTGAAGAAGTCTCCGGACCCTCCCCGCGAAAAACTGCTGCATCTCGGGCACGAAGTGAATCTGGAAAACCTCCTCTATATACTCTGTTGCTGCATAGGCATTCTGTGACAGAAACTGGACCCTGGCCTGGGATTCTCAGCCTGCTGCCACTTGCTTCCTGTAGTGGTACTGTAGGAACAGCCTCCTTGGGTTAATATTTTATACCTTGGGGTTTAAGATTTAGAGTGAATATTTTATGCCCTGGGTACGAAATCTAAGTATTAAATTTATAGGTCTAACCCAATACCCAAGCGTAAGTTTACTATTTACTATAACAATGCCTTTATCATAAATAAGCTTCCCTGATAAGGAATTACTGAAACTGCGGTGTAATTTATTAGCCTACGTGACTGTTATTGGATAGCTTTAGGGCTCTATAAGAGATTCCTATAGTTCTGATTGGCCGGATGTAATCCAACTGTACAAGGGTCAGTGGTCAGATATCAACTCTACATGGGTATCGAAAACCCAACTCTAGTACCCTTGTTCATGCTTATTCCCACCAAATTGCAAAGGAAACTGCAGTAGAGTTGAATTACTATGTACTCGTAAACTAGGTCAGAAATACGCTTAAACGGGATCTAGCATCCGAAGTTAATCTGTTGTTGCTTTACCCTCTTGGGCCCTGATAGATTGGCCTCTATccttgcttctgcttctatGGCCGCCCTTTTGAGGTTCGTTAGCTGCGACGTTGGCGTGCTTGTCATTGTTGTCGGCGCGACCCCGATAAAGCATATGGCCCACAGATGTAATAACTTTCTAGTGTATAACCCCAGAACCCACTTGATACCTATTAAGAGTAATGCCGTTGTAATGCTGCTAATCTACTGCTCTGCTAGTATCTTTAATGTGTTTACATCTTTTATTACTGCTTTAATAAGCGACGGCTAGGTGGCGTGTACTAATGAGACTATTTAAGTCTTCGGGGCACCTTTAGTACCTTTGCCCCCCTCTACCGGCGCAAGATAAAGCTGCCTGGCATAGTCTCGCCTAATTATGTTTAATACTTTGGACTTATCGCTGGGAGTGGCCTTGTCTATTATAGCAAGCATATGGTGGGACAGCCTTTCGTAGTGCCTGCGACATGAAGGTTTATTAATTAGTCTCAGACATATAAAAATTTACCAAGCCTGGGTTAAACGGGGGAATTGGGCATGGATAGGATAGGAtaggagaaggagaggcaGCAGAACAACTTACGACCAGCTAAGCAGGGCATTACACTGCTCCCACGCCTCTAAGGTAGCGGCAGCTTTTGCCACAGCTTTAACCTCCAGCAACACAGCCCCAGACCTGCCGTGTAAGCTCTGGCCGAGGGTGCAATAGAGCTAATGGCTCATAAACGCAACCAATTCCAGCACCCACTTAGTACAGTAGTAGCTCAAGCGTAACTTCTAAGCAAGAATAACAACATATACCAAATTTAAGAGTGCAAATGCAATAAGAAACTCATTCTTAAATAGAGAAAGCATGCGTAAATGTAATAATAATGAACCTCGGCTGCTCGATTTCCCTGTATGTAAACAGATTCTTAGTCATTTCCCGCGAGCTAGGGGGAAACCAGCCGATAGTGTCTTTTAGCCACCAATAGCGTCTACTAGTGCCAAGCTGGCAGTGGAACGGCACGGGCCAATGCATCAGCCAATAACAGTTCTAAAATTGCTAGTATAGTGCAGCTAGCTCTGTCTTCTTGGTTTTCAGCCAGCCACAGTCGCCCAGGGGTtttcagccagccactgTGATATGTTAAGCTAAACAGCTGATTCCCCACTGGTGTCTCAATGAGAAAATCTG from Trichoderma atroviride chromosome 3, complete sequence encodes the following:
- a CDS encoding uncharacterized protein (EggNog:ENOG41), translating into MPLIDVEAPPTSTDTHYVVYFASPENGQSSWCPDCRNALPALQNVFGAESAPSAYVVQVTRAEWKGNPNHKWRVQPFNISGVPTIVRVENGKEVARLGDIEGQEESALRKLIA
- a CDS encoding uncharacterized protein (EggNog:ENOG41), encoding MSKEHQQNSWAHGLFDCCSPAGLCLKTFFCPCITFGKAAHLKNHNNLDDYSCCNGSCCLFAVLLHCSLHFIPATMQRGDVREKFNLEGSCLGDCCKSCWCTCCVLMQNEKELEQRESLLRGSSQGYQPNGGMEYPQGN